The following are encoded together in the Triticum dicoccoides isolate Atlit2015 ecotype Zavitan chromosome 6B, WEW_v2.0, whole genome shotgun sequence genome:
- the LOC119322129 gene encoding probable amino acid permease 7, which translates to MHKPSLLDNRYKEERGEDREAMGGVGGGGTGRGRGDRQAEPLLRKLSESSSDNSSEEHLVKRTGTVWTAMAHVITAVIGSGVLSLAWSVAQLGWVGGPAAMVLFAGVTVVQSSLLADCYISRDPERGAAVRNRSYVDAVRLYLGEKSQMLSGFFLGFSLFGNSVVYTLTAAASMRAIERANCYHREGHGAPCCAATAGGSSDAYYMLLFGLAQVALSQIPDFHSMAWLSVFAAAMSFSYSFIGFGLGAAKVIENGVIKGGIGGVSLVSPAQKVWRVAQALGDIAFAYPFSLVLLEIEDTLRSPPAESQTMKAAARASIAVTTFFYLGCGCFGYAAFGDDTPGNLLTGFGEPYWLVGLANLCVVLHLLGGYQVYAQPMFALVERRFGAGVVDAEMPLLGRVSVSRLCFRTANVAAATAVAVWFPYFNQVVGLIGAFTFWPLAIHFPVQMYLAQGKVAPWTGRWLAIQAFSAGCLVACGFASVGSAMGVFGPERS; encoded by the exons ATGCACAAGCCAAGTCTCTTGGACAATCGTTACAAAGAGGAAAGAGGAGAAGATCGTGAAGCCATGGGAGGAGTTGGGGGAGGAGGAACAGGTAGAGGAAGAGGCGATCGCCAAGCAGAGCCGCTGCTTCGGAAGCTCTCTGAATCCTCTTCTGACAATTCTTCGGAGGAGCATCTAGTGAAAAGAACCG gcacggtatggacggcgatggcGCACGTCATCACAGCGGTGATAGGGTCCGGCGTGCTGTCGCTGGCGTGGAGCGTGGCGCAGCTCGGCTGGGTCGGGGGGCCGGCGGCCATGGTGCTCTTCGCCGGGGTGACCGTGGTACAGTCCTCCCTGCTCGCCGACTGCTACATCTCCCGCGACCCGGAGCGCGGCGCCGCCGTCAGGAACAGGTCCTACGTCGACGCCGTCAGGCTCTACCTAG GCGAGAAGAGCCAGATGCTCAGCGGGTTTTTCCTCGGCTTCAGCTTGTTTGGGAACAGCGTGGTGTACACTCTCACCGCGGCCGCTAGCATGAG GGCGATCGAGAGAGCCAACTGCTACCACAGGGAAGGCCACGGCGCGCCGTgctgcgccgccaccgccggcgggTCGTCGGACGCCTACTACATGCTCCTGTTCGGCCTCGCGCAGGTGGCGCTGTCGCAGATACCGGACTTCCACAGCATGGCGTGGCTCTccgtcttcgccgccgccatgtccttCTCCTACTCCTTCATCGGCTTCGGCCTCGGCGCCGCCAAAGTGATCG AGAATGGAGTCATCAAGGGCGGGATCGGAGGCGTCTCCCTGGTGTCCCCGGCGCAGAAGGTGTGGCGCGTGGCGCAGGCCCTGGGCGACATCGCCTTCGCCTACCCGTTCTCCCTGGTGCTGCTGGAGATCGAGGACACGCTGAGATCGCCGCCGGCGGAGAGCCAGACGATGAAGGCGGCGGCGAGGGCCAGCATCGCGGTCACCACCTTCTTCTACCTCGGGTGCGGGTGCTTCGGCTACGCGGCGTTCGGGGACGACACCCCGGGGAACCTCCTCACCGGCTTCGGGGAGCCCTACTGGCTGGTCGGCCTCGCCAACCTCtgcgtcgtcctccacctcctcggCGGCTACCAGGTGTACGCGCAGCCCATGTTCGCGCTCGTGGAGCGGCGGTTCGGCGCCGGCGTGGTCGACGCGGAGATGCCGCTGCTCGGCCGCGTGAGCGTGTCCAGGCTGTGCTTCCGCACGGCGaacgtggcggcggcgacggcggtggccgTGTGGTTCCCCTACTTCAACCAGGTGGTCGGGCTGATCGGCGCCTTCACCTTCTGGCCGCTGGCCATCCACTTCCCCGTCCAGATGTACCTCGCGCAGGGCAAGGTGGCGCCGTGGACGGGGCGGTGGCTCGCCATCCAGGCCTTCAGTGCCGGCTGCCTGGTCGCCTGCGGCTTCGCCTCGGTTGGCTCTGCCATGGGGGTGTTCGGCCCCGAGAGAAGCTAG
- the LOC119322130 gene encoding ADP-ribosylation factor GTPase-activating protein AGD12-like, which produces MSAANRSQPIKLNRPVVGKARKLKDLMVKSDNRVCADCSAPDPKWASSNIGVFLCLKCGDVHRALGQDISNVLSLTLDDWSDSDIDSMIEVGGNSYANSIYEAFLPKDHPKPKPDSPMEYRTKFIRAKYETQDFLKPSLRISSKAGLESTNSLNSVDNSFSSTSRKHAPEDTREFVGQLNVTVVKGSGLAVRDMLTSDPYVVLSLGEQKAQTTVKASDLNPVWNEVLNLSVPRNYGPLKLEVYDHDTFSADDIMGEAEIDLKPMITAAMAFGDPSRHADMQIGRWFMTRDNCLLSDSIVNISSGKVKQEVYLKLQNVESGEMELELEWARLD; this is translated from the exons ATGAGTGCTGCTAATCGTTCCCAACCCATCAAGTTGAACAGGCCTGTCGTAG GCAAAGCACGAAAGTTGAAGGATCTCATGGTGAAAAGTGACAATCGAGTGTGTGCTGATTGTAGTGCACCTGACCCTAAATGGGC GTCTTCTAATATCGGAGTATTTCTTTGCTTAAAATGTGGAGACGTCCACAGGGCCCTTGGACAAGACATTTCAAAC GTTTTGTCTTTAACTTTGGATGATTGGTCTGATAGTGATATTGACTCCATGATTGAGGTTGGTGGAAACTCATATGCAAATTCAATTTATGAGGCTTTTCTTCCAAAAGATCACCCAAAACCTAAACCAGACTCACCAATGGAATATCGTACCAAATTTATAAG AGCCAAGTATGAAACACAAGATTTTCTGAAGCCAAGTTTGCGCATTAGCTCAAAGGCAGGTTTAGAATCTACCAATTCTCTGAACAGTGTGGATAATAGTTTCTCTAGCACTTCAAGGAAGCATGCCCCA GAAGATACAAGAGAATTTGTTGGACAACTGAACGTTACAGTGGTAAAAGGTTCTGGGTTGGCGGTCAGAGATATGCTTACAAGTGATCCTTATGTTGTTTTAAGTCTTGGAGAGCAG AAGGCTCAAACAACAGTTAAAGCGAGTGACCTGAACCCGGTATGGAATGAGGTTCTTAATCTATCAGTTCCTCGAAATTATGGACCTTTAAAACTT GAAGTGTATGATCACGACACTTTCTCTGCTGACGATATCATGGGGGAAGCAGAGATAGATCTGAAGCCAATGATCACAGCTGCTATGGCTTTTGGAGACCCGTCGCGTCACGCGGACATGCAAATTGGAAGGTGGTTCATGACCAGAGACAATTGCCTGTTGAGCGACAGCATTGTCAATATTTCGTCGGGAAAGGTAAAACAGGAAGTTTACCTAAAGCTGCAGAACGTAGAATCAGGTGAGATGGAGTTAGAACTGGAATGGGCTCGTCTAGATTAA